The genomic interval TGGCGCTCCCGTTGCCGCGCACGCCCCGGTAGGGCGGGTGGTTCGCCGACACCTCGAAGGCGACCTGCGAGTCGTTTCGGAGGTAGCCCACGAGGTCGGCCTTCGCCCACGTCGCGCACTCGAAGGTCCCGTCCCTGTAGCGATACCACAGCGCGACCATCCAGAGCGACTCGTCGGGTCGATGGCAGGCCAACCGAATCGGTATCGTCTGCTCGGTGAGGAACGACTCGGCTTCCGTC from Halorussus salilacus carries:
- a CDS encoding pyridoxamine 5'-phosphate oxidase family protein; protein product: MTEFRGAWTETEAESFLTEQTIPIRLACHRPDESLWMVALWYRYRDGTFECATWAKADLVGYLRNDSQVAFEVSANHPPYRGVRGNGSASLSEDEGKEVLRSLIERYLGDTDSELARWLLSPEREEVRIRVHPQRAYSWDYSERMRDVAEADSVTDAE